One window of Actinomycetes bacterium genomic DNA carries:
- a CDS encoding LysM domain-containing protein yields the protein MRRSLGLVLAATATAAGLVGLLAIGPALASGPRAPAWPVIDRGPQQPRHAAPVYVVRPGDTLWAIAARHLPGRPAAAAVARAWPRWWRANTGQVRDPDLIRPGQRLRVPAARP from the coding sequence ATGCGACGATCGTTGGGCCTGGTCCTCGCCGCGACAGCCACGGCCGCCGGGCTGGTCGGTCTGCTGGCCATCGGCCCCGCACTCGCCTCGGGCCCACGGGCGCCCGCGTGGCCGGTCATCGACCGTGGGCCGCAGCAGCCTCGGCACGCGGCCCCGGTGTACGTCGTCCGCCCCGGCGACACCCTCTGGGCGATCGCCGCCCGGCACCTTCCCGGCCGGCCGGCGGCGGCTGCCGTCGCCCGGGCCTGGCCCCGGTGGTGGCGGGCCAACACCGGCCAGGTCCGCGACCCGGACCTGATCCGACCCGGTCAGCGCCTGCGCGTCCCGGCGGCCCGGCCATGA
- a CDS encoding Rv3235 family protein: MSVATVDPPRTPPRLRIVPAPRPPDHDPAAGTPSLASAQDELPLEWVLPGGLPARPDLPLVLVRGGQQNTGSTENRADGKADGKAGDKGDDQDDFGPVPTPRAELPPPGPWAGRLVQALVEVVAGDRPIAQLVRWTDEEVYGQLRRLVSRAPRGHRTRASVRSVHVAEPRDGIAEVCAVVHDGTRARAYALRLEGSDGRWRCTDLTVG; this comes from the coding sequence ATGAGCGTCGCGACCGTCGACCCGCCCCGGACCCCTCCCCGCCTGCGCATCGTCCCCGCCCCGAGGCCCCCCGACCACGACCCCGCTGCCGGGACGCCCTCGCTCGCCTCCGCACAGGACGAGCTGCCCCTCGAGTGGGTGCTGCCGGGCGGACTGCCGGCCCGACCGGACCTGCCGCTGGTGCTCGTGCGGGGCGGCCAGCAGAACACGGGAAGCACGGAGAACAGGGCGGATGGCAAGGCGGATGGCAAGGCTGGGGACAAGGGGGACGACCAGGACGACTTCGGCCCGGTGCCGACCCCGCGGGCGGAGCTTCCCCCGCCCGGACCGTGGGCGGGACGCCTCGTGCAGGCCCTCGTCGAGGTGGTGGCGGGAGACCGCCCGATCGCTCAGCTCGTGCGCTGGACCGACGAGGAGGTCTACGGGCAGCTGAGGCGGCTGGTCTCCCGGGCGCCACGGGGCCACCGGACCCGGGCCAGCGTCCGCTCGGTCCACGTCGCCGAGCCGCGCGACGGCATCGCCGAGGTCTGCGCCGTGGTCCACGACGGGACCCGGGCACGGGCATACGCCCTCCGGCTCGAGGGCAGCGACGGCCGCTGGCGCTGCACCGACCTCACGGTCGGTTAG
- the secA gene encoding preprotein translocase subunit SecA — MPAILDKILRAGEGKILRKLERIAAQVNALEEDMAALSDTELREETEKFKARYVDGETLDDLLPEAFAVVREAARRTLGQRHYDVQLMGGAALHLGNIAEMKTGEGKTLVGTLPAYLNALTGKGVHIVTVNDYLAERDAEWMGRVHRFLGLSVGVILNTMRPDERREQYACDITYGTNNEFGFDYLRDNMAWSQDDLVQRGHHYAIVDEVDSILIDEARTPLIISGPADQATHWYSEFARIVAGLKRGDPEKGIDGDYEVDEKKRTVGVLESGIEKVEDILGIDNLYESVNTPLVGYLNNAIKAKELFKVDKDYVVMNGEVLIVDEHTGRILQGRRYNEGMHQAIEAKEGVPIKDENQTLATITLQNYFRLYDKLAGMTGTAMTEAAEFHQIYKLGVVPIPTNRPMRRADQSDLVYRTEEAKFNAVLDDIEERNAKGQPMLVGTASVEKSELLSTLLRRRGIPHEVLNAKQHEREAQIVAQAGRKGAVTVATNMAGRGTDIMLGGNPEFMAAAELAQRGLSPLESPEEYEAAWPDALEKARKSVESEHDEVVDLGGLYVLGTERHESRRIDNQLRGRSGRQGDPGESRFYLSLQDDLMRLFRGNVVDSFLQRMNIPDDVPIEAKMVTNAIKSAQTQVEAQNFEIRKNVLKYDDVLNRQRTVIYEERRRVLDGADLHEQVRHMIDDTVDAYVQGATREGFPEEWDLDQLWQALKTLYPISFSVAELEQRVGGERSGLTEEFIAEEVRADAHAAYDTREAELGEEMMRELERRVVLSVLDRKWREHLYEMDYLQEGIGLRAMAQRDPLVEYQREGFELFQAMMDGIKEESVGYLFHVEVQVEEPAPEAAEPTALEPVEGVEDVPLPGENVPAAARQVQPHLVAKGLTEQRPSRLEYSAPSVDGEAGVLHSEEAAGDPLADLPEGASRAERRRAMREARKRGR, encoded by the coding sequence GTGCCCGCCATCCTCGACAAGATCCTGCGCGCCGGCGAGGGCAAGATCCTGCGCAAGCTCGAGCGGATCGCGGCGCAGGTGAACGCCCTCGAGGAGGACATGGCGGCGCTCTCCGACACCGAGCTGCGCGAGGAGACCGAGAAGTTCAAGGCGCGCTACGTCGACGGCGAGACGCTGGACGACCTGCTTCCCGAAGCCTTCGCCGTGGTTCGCGAGGCGGCGCGGCGAACCCTGGGCCAGCGCCACTACGACGTACAGCTCATGGGCGGGGCCGCCCTGCACCTCGGCAACATCGCGGAGATGAAGACCGGTGAGGGCAAGACGCTGGTCGGGACGCTGCCTGCCTACCTCAACGCCCTGACCGGCAAGGGCGTCCACATCGTCACGGTCAACGACTACCTGGCCGAGCGCGACGCCGAGTGGATGGGTCGTGTCCACCGCTTCCTCGGACTGTCCGTGGGCGTCATCCTGAACACGATGCGCCCGGACGAGCGGCGCGAGCAGTACGCCTGCGACATCACCTACGGCACCAACAACGAGTTCGGCTTCGACTACCTGCGCGACAACATGGCCTGGAGCCAGGACGACCTCGTGCAGCGCGGCCACCACTACGCGATCGTCGACGAGGTGGACTCCATCCTCATCGACGAGGCGCGGACCCCCCTCATCATCAGTGGGCCCGCCGACCAGGCCACCCACTGGTACTCGGAGTTCGCGCGCATCGTCGCGGGCCTCAAGCGCGGTGACCCGGAGAAGGGGATCGACGGCGACTACGAGGTCGACGAGAAGAAGCGCACCGTTGGCGTGCTGGAGTCCGGCATCGAGAAGGTCGAGGACATCCTCGGCATCGACAACCTCTACGAGTCGGTCAACACCCCGCTCGTCGGCTACCTCAACAACGCCATCAAGGCGAAGGAGCTCTTCAAGGTCGACAAGGACTACGTCGTGATGAACGGCGAGGTCCTCATCGTCGACGAGCACACCGGCCGCATCCTGCAGGGGCGCCGGTACAACGAGGGCATGCACCAGGCCATCGAGGCCAAGGAGGGCGTGCCGATCAAGGACGAGAACCAGACGCTCGCGACCATCACGCTGCAGAACTACTTCCGGCTCTACGACAAGCTCGCCGGGATGACCGGTACGGCGATGACGGAGGCGGCGGAGTTCCACCAGATCTACAAGCTCGGCGTGGTGCCGATCCCGACCAACCGTCCGATGCGACGCGCCGACCAGTCCGACCTCGTCTACCGCACCGAGGAGGCCAAGTTCAACGCGGTCCTCGACGACATCGAGGAGCGCAACGCCAAGGGCCAGCCGATGCTCGTCGGGACCGCGAGCGTGGAGAAGTCCGAGCTGCTGTCCACGCTGTTGCGCCGTCGTGGCATCCCGCACGAGGTCCTGAACGCCAAGCAGCACGAGCGTGAGGCACAGATCGTCGCGCAGGCCGGCCGCAAGGGCGCTGTCACCGTGGCCACGAACATGGCCGGCCGCGGCACCGACATCATGCTCGGCGGGAACCCCGAGTTCATGGCGGCGGCCGAGCTCGCCCAGCGCGGCCTGTCCCCGCTGGAGTCCCCTGAGGAGTACGAGGCCGCCTGGCCCGACGCGCTGGAGAAGGCGCGCAAGTCCGTGGAGTCCGAGCACGACGAGGTGGTCGACCTCGGCGGCCTGTACGTCCTCGGCACCGAGCGCCACGAGTCGCGGCGCATCGACAACCAGCTGCGTGGCCGTTCCGGCCGCCAGGGCGACCCCGGCGAGTCCAGGTTCTACCTGTCGCTGCAGGACGACCTCATGCGGCTGTTCCGCGGCAACGTCGTGGACTCCTTCCTGCAGCGCATGAACATCCCGGACGACGTGCCGATCGAGGCGAAGATGGTGACCAACGCCATCAAGAGCGCCCAGACCCAGGTCGAGGCCCAGAACTTCGAGATCCGCAAGAACGTCCTCAAGTACGACGACGTGCTGAACCGGCAGCGCACGGTGATCTACGAGGAGCGGCGCCGGGTGCTCGACGGTGCCGACCTGCACGAGCAGGTCCGCCACATGATCGATGACACGGTCGACGCCTACGTCCAGGGGGCGACCCGTGAGGGCTTCCCCGAGGAATGGGACCTCGACCAGCTGTGGCAGGCGCTCAAGACCCTCTACCCGATCTCGTTCAGCGTCGCGGAGCTCGAGCAGCGGGTGGGCGGCGAGCGCAGCGGCCTCACCGAGGAGTTCATCGCCGAGGAGGTCAGGGCCGACGCGCACGCGGCGTACGACACGCGCGAGGCCGAGCTCGGCGAGGAGATGATGCGCGAGCTCGAGCGGCGGGTGGTGCTCTCCGTCCTCGACCGCAAGTGGCGCGAGCACCTCTACGAGATGGACTACCTGCAGGAGGGCATCGGCCTGCGGGCGATGGCCCAGCGCGACCCGCTGGTGGAGTACCAGCGAGAGGGCTTCGAGCTGTTCCAGGCGATGATGGACGGGATCAAGGAGGAGTCGGTCGGCTACCTCTTCCACGTCGAGGTCCAGGTGGAAGAGCCGGCGCCCGAGGCTGCCGAGCCCACCGCCCTGGAACCCGTCGAGGGCGTGGAGGACGTGCCCCTGCCCGGTGAGAACGTCCCCGCGGCGGCCCGGCAGGTCCAGCCGCACCTCGTGGCGAAGGGGCTCACCGAGCAGCGGCCCTCGCGGCTGGAGTACTCCGCGCCCAGCGTGGACGGGGAGGCCGGGGTGCTGCACTCCGAGGAGGCTGCCGGCGATCCGCTCGCCGACCTGCCGGAGGGCGCGTCACGGGCCGAGCGGCGCCGCGCGATGCGGGAGGCCCGCAAGCGGGGCCGCTGA